The genomic window TATCGCATTGATGGAATTTTGCGTAACATTACAACTTTGCCCTTAGAAGTAAGCCGCAAAGCAATTATTGCGCTCAAAGTTATGTCAGAAATGGATATTTCTGAAAGCCGCCGTCCTCAAGATGCGAGAATTAGTGACAAATATATGTCGGCGCAAGATAGCGAACAAAGCCTAGATATGCGAGTTAGTACGTTGCCTTGTATAGGTGGAGAAAAAGCTGTAATTCGGCTGTTACCAAGAGAAAATAATTTCTCTAGTATCGAAGAATTAGGTTTTAGCGATCGCACTTTAGCCACTTACAAGCATTGGTTGCAACAGCCTCAAGGAATGATTATTTTTACAGGGCCAACAGGTTCTGGTAAAACAAGTACGCTTTACACCAGTTTGCAAAGATTGGCAGAAGAACACGTCAATTTGGTAACGGTAGAAAACCCTGTAGAATACGTATTACCTGGGATTACTCAAACTCAAGTTCACGAAGTTGCGGGGATGACTTTTGCGGCGGGTTTACGAGCAATTTTGCGTCAAGATCCAGACATTATTATGATTGGAGAAATCCGCGATCGCGAAACAGCAGAAACGGCAGTAAGAGCAGCTTTAACGGGGCATTTGGTATTAACAACTTTACATACTAATGATGCTCTAAGTGCTATTCCACGTTTAAAAGACCTTTGCCCAGATGCGGGATTTATTAGCGATGCACTTTTAGGAGTTGTAGCTCAACGTTTGGTTCGCAAAGTGTGTCCTCATTGTGCAGAAAAATATACTCCTACCGAAGCAGATTTGAAAGTTTTAGGCTTGGATACAGAGCAGGCAAAAACGGCTAATTGGCGGTATGGTAAAGGCTGTCGTCAGTGTTTTAATTCTGGGTATTTGGGGCGAGAAGCTCTAGTTGAACTGCTCAATATAGATGACAGCATCCGGCAGATAATTTACGAAGGGACAATGACACAACTGCAACATTATGTTCGTGGGGCTAACTTTGATTCTTTTCGACTAGCGGCGATCGCAAAAGTAACAACTGGGGTAACTACGGTACAAGAAATTTTGCGCGTATTGCCTCATAGCTCTTTGTATTCTAAGCCTGTAACTAGCACTAAGCTAGAGCAGCATAGAAATTTACTAAATGTAAATTAAAAAAGCTTGATTTGAAATAGTATCTTAAGGAGAATTTAGGTATATGTTTAGTAGGGCGATCGCATTTATAGCCGCAATTGGGATAGTTTTAACGGTCAATAAACCTGTAATTTCTCAAAATCATAGCGAACATCATTCCGTACCTAGTCCGTCCGAAACTTCCGCAGAAAGGGAAAGTTCGCGCCTTACTGAATCCCACGTCAATGAAG from Synechocystis sp. PCC 7509 includes these protein-coding regions:
- a CDS encoding GspE/PulE family protein; the encoded protein is MQNHHSIWQRLKNQEINCEQALKILVDDQGVVNLGLLDPEVSQRFLRQFSDRKTIPPVIPLLLWRNCYFLGSSVPLTPDIIKKISQQTATDIKFVPIKHQSYRDWVHRYNQANNHRLSSTSSPDYSDKEAPKVENLSESTEISLSKAADQISRIKAIISSALRSRASDIHLEPMPNGLRVRYRIDGILRNITTLPLEVSRKAIIALKVMSEMDISESRRPQDARISDKYMSAQDSEQSLDMRVSTLPCIGGEKAVIRLLPRENNFSSIEELGFSDRTLATYKHWLQQPQGMIIFTGPTGSGKTSTLYTSLQRLAEEHVNLVTVENPVEYVLPGITQTQVHEVAGMTFAAGLRAILRQDPDIIMIGEIRDRETAETAVRAALTGHLVLTTLHTNDALSAIPRLKDLCPDAGFISDALLGVVAQRLVRKVCPHCAEKYTPTEADLKVLGLDTEQAKTANWRYGKGCRQCFNSGYLGREALVELLNIDDSIRQIIYEGTMTQLQHYVRGANFDSFRLAAIAKVTTGVTTVQEILRVLPHSSLYSKPVTSTKLEQHRNLLNVN